From one Solea solea chromosome 15, fSolSol10.1, whole genome shotgun sequence genomic stretch:
- the slc29a3 gene encoding equilibrative nucleoside transporter 3: protein MDAEEPVPHNINSSYIPPALGNDNVSLEEENEDQSPSSSLLPVPLAVRYSPEDSYCLVYMIFFLMGIGSLLPWNFFITAKHYWLYKLSNNTQQSGGEDQRSYLGDYFESYLAIASTIPSVLCLILNYILINRLSANIRILASLVVILLVFVVTTVLVKVDVSDCRESFFIATLTSAAVVSGASNVFSGSVFGISGHFPMRISQALISGQAMGGTLTAVASIMHLSLTKDVTQSALAYFLTADVFILLCIIAYLLLPKLEYSRHYMLAATCSTAQALSEGSTGRDSVPPLQPILRKTWVLGLSVFYVFFISLMVFPAISSGIQSVHKDSGSPWTTTYFVPLTSFLLYNAADFCGRQATVWLQIPGPTSRVLPVLVLCRSVMVPLFVFCNYQPRDHVHTVLFKHDAYPMVFNCLLGISNGYLGTLPMIYGPKVVSRELTEATGVVMSFFLTLGLAVGSAVSVLIVRSI, encoded by the exons ATGGATGCTGAAGAGCCTGTGCCACACAATATCAATTCCTCATATATTCCACCTGCTCTTGGCAATGACAATGTGTCTCTGGAAGAGGAAAACGAGGACCAGAGTCCCTCCTCGTCCCTCCTGCCAGTGCCTCTGGCTGTGCGCTACAGTCCAGAGGACTCTTACTGTTTGGTGTACATGATCTTCTTTCTGATGGGCATCGGCTCCCTGTTGCCCTGGAATTTCTTCATAACAGCCAAACACTACTGGCTCTACAAACTGAGCAACAACACTCAACAAAGCGGTGGCGAGGATCAACGTTCATATCtcggt GACTACTTTGAAAGTTATCTGGCCATCGCGTCCACGATTCCCTCCGTGCTGTGTCTGATACTAAACTACATTCTCATAAACAG GCTCTCGGCTAACATCCGGATCCTGGCGTCTCTTGTTGTGATCCTGTTGGTGTTTGTGGTGACCACGGTGCTGGTGAAGGTGGACGTGTCGGACTGCAGGGAGAGTTTCTTTATCGCCACACTGACCAGTGCGGCTGTCGTTAGCGGAGCTTCTAACGTCTTCTCTGGCAGTGTTTTTGGCATCAGTGGGCATTTCCCTATGAGGATCTCTCAAGCCCTAATATCAG GTCAGGCTATGGGAGGCACTCTGACTGCAGTAGCATCAATAATGCACCTTTCCCTCACAAAGGATGTGACACAAAGCGCTTTGGCCTATTTCCTGACGGCTGATGTCTTTATTCTGCTCTGCATCATCGCGTATCTGCTGCTGCCCAAGCTGGAATATTCAAG ACACTACATGCTGGCAGCAACATGTTCCACTGCACAAGCCCTGAGTGAAGGCAGTACAGGCAGAGACTCTGTCCCACCACTGCAGCCCATCCTTAGGAAGACGTGGGTGCTCGGTCTTAGCGTCTTCTACGTCTTCTTCATCTCCTTAATGGTTTTCCCTGCCATATCCTCGGGGATCCAGTCTGTCCACAAAGACAGCGGCAGCCCCTGGACAACCACTTACTTTGTGCCCCTCACTAGTTTCCTCCTGTACAACGCAGCAGACTTCTGTGGCAGGCAGGCCACAGTCTGGCTGCAGATTCCTGGCCCCACTAGTCGAGTCTTGCCAGTGCTGGTGCTATGTCGCTCCGTCATGGTCCCACTTTTCGTGTTCTGTAACTACCAGCCTCGGGACCACGTGCACACAGTGTTGTTCAAACATGACGCTTATCCGATGGTTTTCAATTGCCTGCTAGGCATCTCCAACGGCTACCTTGGCACTCTACCAATGATCTATGGCCCAAAGGTGGTTTCACGAGAGCTGACAGAGGCCACAGGAGTGGTCATGTCCTTCTTCCTCACTCTGGGACTCGCTGTTGGATCTGCAGTCTCTGTTCTCATCGTTCGCTCCATTTGA